From one Verrucomicrobiia bacterium genomic stretch:
- a CDS encoding Rrf2 family transcriptional regulator: MARLLPLSKGCQYAIRTAASLTLEPPGTVFPRREVSRRTQIPYAFVSKILQTLTRGGLLRSHRGAKRGYSLARAPKGISLLDVVTAYDGPLGHEGCLLDDYKLCPGERVCAVHHRRMAAQKKMTESLSSVSVSEVARTLFTRRGNGNYKLAEPV; encoded by the coding sequence ATGGCCCGGTTGCTGCCGCTTTCCAAGGGGTGCCAGTATGCCATCCGCACGGCGGCCTCTCTCACACTCGAACCGCCCGGTACGGTTTTTCCCCGGCGGGAGGTCAGCCGGCGCACCCAAATCCCATACGCCTTCGTCTCCAAAATCCTGCAGACCCTGACCCGCGGCGGGCTTTTGCGCTCCCACCGGGGCGCCAAGCGCGGTTATTCACTGGCCCGGGCACCCAAAGGGATTTCCCTTTTGGACGTGGTGACCGCCTACGACGGTCCCTTGGGGCACGAGGGCTGCCTCTTGGACGACTACAAGCTCTGCCCGGGGGAGCGGGTCTGCGCCGTGCACCACCGGCGGATGGCCGCGCAGAAAAAAATGACCGAAAGTCTCTCTTCCGTATCCGTTTCCGAGGTGGCCCGGACGCTTTTTACCCGCCGCGGCAACGGCAACTACAAACTGGCGGAGCCCGTATGA
- a CDS encoding hemerythrin domain-containing protein, producing the protein MKPTHTLREHHDELRLKVQNFEQVLATLPHLSQPELERVVREQVLFLREDVKSHAAAEEASLYPEVNALADNPAFSTTATMEIDHEYIAGYIERLAEMRLDISPRRVAEFQRVGWELVAILKLHFDKEERVYLPLLDSRLTEKEVQTRIVEKMETFEEARWSE; encoded by the coding sequence ATGAAACCGACTCATACCCTCCGGGAGCACCACGACGAGTTGCGCCTCAAGGTGCAAAACTTCGAGCAGGTTTTAGCCACGCTCCCCCACCTTTCCCAGCCGGAGCTGGAACGGGTGGTGCGGGAGCAGGTCCTCTTTCTGCGGGAGGATGTAAAAAGCCACGCCGCCGCCGAAGAGGCCTCCTTGTATCCCGAGGTTAACGCGCTTGCGGACAATCCCGCCTTCAGCACCACCGCCACGATGGAGATCGACCATGAATATATCGCCGGCTACATCGAGCGGCTGGCGGAGATGCGCCTGGACATATCCCCGAGAAGGGTTGCCGAGTTCCAGCGGGTGGGATGGGAGCTGGTGGCGATTTTGAAGCTGCATTTTGACAAGGAGGAGCGGGTCTATCTGCCGCTTTTGGATTCGCGCCTCACGGAAAAAGAGGTGCAAACACGCATCGTGGAAAAAATGGAAACCTTTGAAGAGGCCCGATGGTCGGAGTAG
- a CDS encoding hemerythrin domain-containing protein, which yields MKPTHTLREEHDLLMKKIQEFEEVLDALPRVPQEDLKRVVGREIDFLQREIKDHAAAEEKYLYTEIDYLCGNSRGTGVKTSATMKIDHEYIAAYIDRLAEMARGIRSETIPEFQRAGWELVAILKLHFDKEEQVYLSLLDSRFTEEEVERRIVRRMEQFEKESAYALPAERKLVLKNKRQAAGSGVPETGFERIQK from the coding sequence ATGAAACCGACCCACACGCTACGAGAAGAACATGACCTGTTGATGAAAAAAATCCAAGAATTTGAGGAGGTTTTGGACGCGCTCCCCCGGGTGCCGCAGGAGGACTTGAAGCGAGTGGTGGGGCGGGAAATCGATTTCCTTCAAAGGGAGATAAAGGATCATGCCGCCGCCGAGGAAAAATACCTCTACACGGAAATCGATTACCTCTGTGGTAACAGCCGGGGTACCGGGGTTAAGACCAGCGCCACGATGAAAATCGACCACGAATACATCGCCGCCTATATCGACCGGCTTGCGGAGATGGCCCGCGGCATCCGTTCCGAAACCATTCCGGAGTTTCAGCGCGCCGGGTGGGAACTGGTGGCGATTCTGAAACTGCATTTCGACAAGGAGGAGCAGGTCTACTTGTCGCTTTTGGATTCCCGCTTTACGGAAGAGGAAGTGGAGCGGCGGATCGTGCGGCGGATGGAACAATTTGAAAAAGAGAGCGCGTACGCCCTCCCGGCTGAAAGAAAACTCGTTCTAAAGAATAAAAGGCAAGCCGCGGGAAGCGGCGTACCGGAAACCGGATTCGAAAGAATCCAAAAATAA
- a CDS encoding Hsp20/alpha crystallin family protein → MTKLMLQREPFDYELDFPREVERFFSRPLSRFREFLSEEWFPFVDIAETKDDIVVKAEVPGMTKEDISISLSDNVLTLRGEKKKDKEEKGKTFYRMERSWGSFARSFTLPAAVVPGKVKAVYKDGVLEITLPKSEQVKSKEIPILVED, encoded by the coding sequence ATGACCAAATTAATGCTGCAGCGCGAGCCGTTCGACTACGAGCTCGATTTTCCCCGGGAGGTGGAACGGTTTTTCTCCCGTCCCCTTTCCCGCTTCCGGGAATTTCTCTCGGAGGAATGGTTTCCTTTCGTGGACATCGCCGAGACCAAAGACGACATCGTCGTCAAGGCCGAAGTCCCCGGGATGACCAAGGAGGATATCTCCATTTCCCTTTCAGACAACGTCTTGACCTTGCGGGGGGAAAAGAAAAAGGACAAGGAAGAAAAGGGAAAAACCTTCTACCGGATGGAGCGGAGCTGGGGCTCGTTTGCCCGTTCCTTCACCCTGCCGGCGGCCGTAGTACCGGGCAAGGTGAAAGCCGTCTATAAAGACGGGGTACTGGAAATCACCCTGCCCAAATCGGAACAGGTCAAATCCAAGGAGATTCCGATTCTGGTGGAGGATTAG
- a CDS encoding CBS domain-containing protein — protein sequence MKVRDIMTKAPAFCHPDSNLAAAAEKMWSHDCGILPVVDDELGVVGVITDRDICIALGTKDRRASSVSVREVMTPKVHICAPDDDIHTALKVMEKGRVRRLPVVNRDGKLMGILSMDDIVLVAEVRVGPKMPELACEEVVEAYKEIRIRPFPAVPA from the coding sequence ATGAAAGTCCGTGACATAATGACCAAGGCTCCGGCCTTCTGCCATCCGGATTCGAACCTGGCGGCGGCGGCGGAAAAAATGTGGTCCCACGACTGCGGCATACTCCCGGTGGTGGATGATGAACTGGGGGTTGTGGGGGTGATTACCGACCGGGATATCTGCATCGCTTTGGGAACGAAGGACCGGAGGGCCTCCTCGGTTTCCGTGCGGGAGGTCATGACCCCCAAGGTTCATATTTGCGCTCCCGATGATGACATCCATACCGCTCTGAAGGTGATGGAAAAAGGAAGGGTGCGCCGGCTGCCGGTCGTGAACCGGGATGGAAAACTGATGGGGATTTTATCGATGGACGACATCGTCTTGGTGGCGGAGGTGAGGGTCGGCCCGAAAATGCCCGAGCTGGCCTGCGAGGAGGTGGTGGAAGCGTACAAAGAAATCCGGATACGGCCGTTTCCGGCCGTGCCGGCATAA
- a CDS encoding CBS domain-containing protein: protein MKVRDIMVETPRYCRPDANLITAAETMSVGNCSLLPVVDQEGKVVGIITDRDICMTLAGKNQKPSDLRVRDAMSGRVRRLPVVGRDGSSVGMISLGDVSV, encoded by the coding sequence ATGAAAGTCCGTGATATTATGGTGGAGACCCCCAGGTACTGTCGGCCCGACGCCAACTTGATTACAGCCGCGGAAACGATGTCCGTCGGCAATTGCAGTTTGCTCCCTGTCGTGGACCAGGAGGGAAAAGTGGTCGGAATAATTACCGACCGGGACATTTGCATGACTTTGGCGGGAAAAAACCAAAAGCCCTCGGACCTCCGGGTTCGGGACGCAATGTCCGGCCGGGTGCGTCGTCTACCGGTGGTCGGCCGGGATGGAAGCTCGGTCGGGATGATTTCACTGGGCGACGTCAGCGTGTAA
- a CDS encoding universal stress protein: MPTKHILVPLDGSEAAEAALPVAARLAGMVGADITLLGVVQPLEGFIRTRHREVCVDSEWPKRVRSAVSYLLSVAERPIWKGLLIRAAVEIGEINEAVTGYVRAHFIDFIIWPPVPLGEATEFRTEGGRWQRAQPGSPNGVPSRTGFQFLKGRPRNVEESPWILENSTEKTKPQLTGG; this comes from the coding sequence ATGCCGACCAAACATATTCTGGTGCCTTTGGACGGTTCGGAAGCCGCCGAGGCGGCTTTGCCGGTTGCTGCCCGTCTGGCGGGTATGGTGGGTGCCGACATCACGCTTTTGGGAGTAGTTCAGCCGTTGGAAGGGTTCATAAGAACCCGGCATCGGGAAGTTTGCGTGGACAGTGAGTGGCCAAAACGGGTGCGCAGTGCGGTCAGTTACCTGCTTTCGGTTGCCGAGCGGCCGATTTGGAAGGGCCTTCTCATCCGGGCGGCGGTGGAAATCGGAGAAATCAACGAGGCTGTGACCGGCTACGTCCGCGCCCATTTCATCGATTTTATCATCTGGCCCCCCGTGCCTCTGGGAGAAGCAACTGAATTCCGAACCGAAGGAGGCCGTTGGCAAAGAGCGCAGCCCGGGTCTCCGAACGGAGTTCCATCAAGAACGGGTTTCCAATTTTTGAAGGGCCGCCCCCGTAATGTCGAAGAATCGCCGTGGATTCTGGAGAATTCCACGGAAAAAACTAAACCCCAATTGACAGGAGGTTAA
- a CDS encoding CBS domain-containing protein — protein MKVRDIMVNTPKYCRPDANLASAVELMWVNDCGFLPVVDFDNRVTGVITDRDIAIALGTRNQRASDVLVRDVMTKRVYGCAPDDDIHTALQSMEKHQVRRLPVVNPDGKLAGILSIGDLTLHAEKKEGKKIPDLSSDEVVETYQGIRVRQLTEQVAQL, from the coding sequence ATGAAAGTCCGTGACATTATGGTGAACACCCCCAAATACTGCCGTCCGGATGCCAACCTGGCCTCGGCGGTGGAATTGATGTGGGTGAACGATTGCGGGTTCTTGCCGGTCGTCGATTTCGACAACCGGGTGACTGGCGTAATCACCGACAGGGATATCGCCATCGCTTTGGGAACGAGAAACCAACGGGCCTCCGATGTTTTAGTCCGCGACGTCATGACCAAGCGGGTGTACGGCTGCGCCCCGGATGACGACATTCATACGGCCTTGCAATCGATGGAAAAACATCAGGTGCGCCGGCTGCCGGTGGTGAACCCGGACGGAAAACTGGCGGGAATTTTGTCCATCGGCGATCTCACCCTGCACGCTGAAAAGAAGGAAGGGAAAAAAATTCCCGATCTTTCCTCCGACGAGGTGGTGGAAACCTACCAGGGTATCCGCGTGCGGCAGTTGACCGAGCAGGTGGCGCAGCTGTAG
- a CDS encoding phosphoribosyltransferase family protein: MQSSITRFADRADAGRKLAEALSKYKGDDVVVLALPRGGVPIGLEVANYLNAPLDLVIARKIGHPYSPEYAVAAVSEEGEVLYNEKEKRNLEPAWFETQIKEKLEEARRRRRLYLGERKPVSVEGKIAIVVDDGIATGLTLRVSLLAVKNRRPAKLVVAVPVAPLDTVARLKKEVDDVVVVHLPDNFLGAIGAYYDDFSQVSDEEVIAMMEGVSVG, translated from the coding sequence ATGCAAAGCAGCATCACCCGCTTTGCGGACCGAGCCGATGCCGGGCGGAAGCTGGCCGAAGCGCTGAGCAAATATAAAGGGGATGATGTAGTGGTTTTGGCCCTTCCGCGCGGCGGGGTGCCGATCGGCTTGGAAGTGGCCAACTACTTGAATGCTCCGTTGGATTTGGTCATCGCCCGTAAAATCGGGCACCCTTACAGCCCGGAATATGCCGTGGCCGCCGTTTCCGAGGAAGGGGAGGTGCTGTACAACGAGAAGGAAAAAAGAAACCTTGAGCCGGCCTGGTTTGAGACCCAAATAAAAGAGAAACTGGAGGAAGCCCGCCGGCGTCGCCGGCTTTACTTGGGGGAGCGCAAGCCCGTTTCCGTGGAGGGAAAAATTGCCATCGTCGTTGACGACGGCATCGCCACCGGGCTTACGTTACGCGTTTCGCTCCTCGCGGTCAAAAATCGCCGTCCGGCCAAGCTGGTCGTGGCAGTGCCCGTCGCACCTCTTGATACGGTGGCCCGTTTGAAAAAAGAGGTGGACGACGTGGTGGTGGTGCATCTGCCCGACAATTTTCTGGGCGCGATAGGTGCCTACTACGACGATTTCTCACAGGTGAGCGACGAGGAGGTCATAGCCATGATGGAAGGGGTGAGCGTGGGATGA
- the prs gene encoding ribose-phosphate diphosphokinase — MILFAYPEFSGLARELYAGWGLQAGDFAVSRFANQELEVSIDADVTGSDCLILGSVAPPDERLLSILLLAHTIKHQRSGELTLLLPYLAYTRQDKIKPKRSLAARWMGALLQASGVDRVITVDIHSHRAESLLSIPVVSLSPAPLFSKIITEQALPDATLVAPDEGAVFRCEALRKELGLRMPLAYFTKTRTAQGVTSELQGEVGEFAVVVDDILDTGETLVACCQTLQEAGAKEILVLVTHGIFTGNLWTKLWGLGVKRIYVTDTIPQIPPDRRIKKVSVAPLIRDHLLQPA; from the coding sequence ATGATTCTGTTTGCGTATCCCGAGTTTTCCGGACTGGCCCGCGAGCTTTACGCCGGCTGGGGCCTGCAGGCGGGGGACTTTGCGGTAAGCCGTTTCGCCAATCAGGAACTGGAGGTGTCCATTGATGCCGACGTGACCGGAAGCGATTGTCTGATTTTGGGTTCGGTGGCCCCTCCGGATGAGCGGCTGTTGTCGATTCTTTTGCTGGCCCATACCATCAAACACCAGCGTTCAGGCGAACTCACCCTGCTTCTGCCCTACTTGGCCTATACCCGGCAGGATAAAATAAAACCGAAACGAAGTTTGGCTGCCCGCTGGATGGGAGCGCTCTTGCAAGCCAGCGGGGTGGACCGGGTGATCACCGTCGATATCCACAGCCATCGCGCAGAGAGCCTTCTTTCCATACCCGTCGTTTCCCTTTCGCCGGCCCCCCTTTTTTCCAAAATCATCACCGAGCAGGCCCTTCCCGACGCCACCTTGGTAGCCCCGGATGAAGGGGCGGTTTTCCGCTGCGAGGCCTTGCGCAAGGAATTGGGTTTGAGGATGCCCCTGGCTTACTTCACCAAAACCCGGACGGCGCAAGGGGTGACCTCGGAACTCCAGGGGGAGGTGGGGGAATTCGCCGTCGTTGTGGATGATATTTTGGACACCGGGGAAACTTTGGTCGCCTGCTGTCAGACCCTCCAAGAGGCGGGCGCAAAGGAAATTCTGGTGTTGGTTACCCACGGCATCTTTACTGGAAACCTCTGGACAAAGCTCTGGGGACTTGGAGTGAAACGGATTTACGTGACCGACACGATCCCGCAAATTCCGCCCGATCGCCGCATTAAAAAAGTTTCCGTGGCTCCTCTTATTCGAGACCATTTATTACAGCCCGCATGA
- a CDS encoding dienelactone hydrolase family protein, translated as MKKIAPLVEQNLVHIPIDADVLEGELVLPSHSLGVVLFAHGSGSSRKSPRNCYVADILRQSGIGTLLFDLLTEKEDQVYAARFDIELLTRRLVAATRWVMEESAAKELPVGYFGASTGAAAALRAAARLGPTIKAVVSRGGRPDLAFAVLERVTAATLLVVGGYDHEVIRLNRKAYERLSAVKDIVVVPGATHLFEEPGTLEEVARLAAEWFLKHLQKDEGDKKSSIQVSDGRTEIKTTKFWR; from the coding sequence ATGAAAAAAATAGCCCCCCTTGTAGAGCAAAATCTGGTTCATATCCCCATCGATGCCGACGTCTTGGAAGGGGAGCTTGTACTTCCGTCCCACTCCCTCGGGGTGGTTCTCTTCGCCCACGGCAGCGGCAGCAGCCGGAAGAGTCCGCGCAACTGCTACGTGGCCGACATCCTGCGGCAATCCGGAATTGGAACGCTTCTTTTTGACCTGCTGACGGAAAAGGAGGACCAAGTTTATGCGGCCCGTTTCGATATCGAGCTGCTTACCCGGCGGCTGGTTGCCGCCACCCGGTGGGTGATGGAGGAATCGGCAGCCAAGGAATTGCCCGTCGGATATTTCGGCGCCAGCACCGGCGCGGCGGCCGCATTACGGGCCGCCGCCCGCCTCGGCCCGACCATTAAGGCCGTGGTTTCGCGCGGTGGACGACCGGACTTGGCGTTTGCCGTTTTGGAGCGGGTGACGGCGGCCACCCTGCTGGTTGTGGGCGGATATGACCACGAGGTTATACGGCTGAACCGAAAAGCGTACGAACGGCTCTCGGCTGTAAAGGATATCGTGGTGGTTCCTGGGGCGACCCATTTGTTTGAGGAGCCTGGGACGCTCGAAGAGGTGGCCCGGCTGGCAGCGGAGTGGTTTTTAAAACATCTGCAAAAGGATGAAGGGGACAAAAAAAGCTCCATTCAGGTTTCTGACGGACGAACAGAGATCAAAACCACAAAATTTTGGAGATAG